In a single window of the Acidimicrobiales bacterium genome:
- a CDS encoding glucose 1-dehydrogenase, giving the protein MSGRLDGMVAVITGAASGIGAGTARRFVDEGASVVLADIQQEIGESLAAELGDSAAFALTDVTSEDDVAAAVGMAVARWGQLDVMFNNAGILGAVGSIADTSVEDWERTISVLLTGAFLGSKHAARVMIPKGSGSIINTSSIAGITGGLGPHAYSTAKRGVIGLTQTVASEMAAHGIRVNAIAPGNTVSAMTADVMTGDHSNLEQAAAVIQSKSPLGIAGEVGDIAGAAVYLASDEARYITGHTLVIDGGQVNAGTVAKFHVAEPGLHSEAGNRN; this is encoded by the coding sequence ATGTCGGGTCGCCTGGACGGCATGGTTGCCGTCATAACCGGCGCTGCGAGCGGCATCGGCGCCGGAACAGCGCGCCGGTTCGTGGACGAGGGTGCGTCAGTCGTTCTCGCGGACATCCAACAGGAAATCGGCGAATCCCTTGCCGCTGAACTCGGCGACTCGGCGGCGTTCGCATTGACCGATGTGACGTCGGAAGACGATGTGGCAGCAGCGGTTGGCATGGCTGTCGCTCGGTGGGGCCAACTGGACGTGATGTTCAATAATGCTGGCATCCTTGGTGCAGTCGGGTCCATCGCTGACACCTCGGTCGAGGACTGGGAGAGAACCATCTCCGTCCTGCTGACGGGAGCGTTCCTTGGTTCGAAACACGCTGCTCGCGTAATGATTCCCAAGGGGTCTGGCAGCATCATCAACACGTCGAGCATTGCGGGTATCACCGGCGGCCTTGGTCCCCACGCCTATTCGACTGCGAAGCGCGGCGTGATCGGCCTTACCCAAACCGTCGCATCCGAGATGGCGGCCCATGGGATCCGAGTCAATGCCATCGCCCCCGGGAACACAGTCAGCGCTATGACCGCTGATGTTATGACTGGCGACCACAGCAATCTGGAACAAGCAGCGGCAGTAATCCAGTCGAAATCGCCACTAGGGATTGCTGGAGAAGTCGGCGACATCGCGGGCGCGGCTGTGTACCTCGCAAGCGACGAAGCCCGCTACATCACAGGACACACGCTGGTCATCGACGGCGGTCAGGTAAACGCTGGAACCGTCGCGAAATTTCATGTGGCCGAACCAGGCCTCCACTCCGAAGCGGGAAATCGAAACTGA
- a CDS encoding ABC transporter ATP-binding protein codes for MSLEIGAGEFVAIVGPSGCGKTTILNLLSGLIPPTAGTVKRNGQEVDGPSRDIGYMLARAALSPWRSARRNVELGLEIHGVNRQERRRRAEELLSLLHLDGFANAFPSQLSQGMRQRVAIARTLAIEPALWLLDEPFGALDAQTRMAVQSEFVGLWEQSEGSTVILVTHDLEEAVLLADRVIVMTARPGRIKSDTAVDLPRPRVIDELRFDDQFRELEHQIWQELRDEII; via the coding sequence GTGAGCCTTGAGATTGGAGCAGGGGAGTTCGTCGCAATCGTCGGGCCTAGCGGCTGCGGGAAGACGACAATCCTTAACCTCCTCTCGGGTCTGATCCCGCCCACTGCGGGCACTGTGAAGCGAAACGGGCAGGAGGTCGACGGACCAAGCCGAGACATCGGATACATGCTGGCCCGCGCAGCCTTAAGCCCATGGCGTAGTGCGCGGCGCAACGTCGAACTCGGCCTTGAGATCCATGGGGTGAATCGTCAGGAACGTCGGCGCCGCGCTGAGGAACTTCTCTCCCTGCTCCACCTCGACGGCTTTGCCAACGCCTTCCCGAGCCAACTCTCCCAGGGAATGCGACAGCGGGTGGCGATTGCGCGGACACTTGCTATCGAACCCGCCCTGTGGTTATTAGATGAGCCCTTCGGGGCACTCGATGCCCAAACAAGAATGGCCGTCCAGTCGGAGTTCGTCGGCCTGTGGGAACAGTCGGAAGGATCGACAGTGATCCTCGTTACCCATGACCTAGAGGAAGCTGTCCTGCTTGCCGACAGGGTCATCGTGATGACCGCACGCCCGGGTCGGATTAAGAGTGACACAGCGGTCGATCTACCAAGGCCCCGAGTCATTGACGAACTTCGATTTGACGACCAGTTCAGAGAACTCGAGCACCAAATCTGGCAGGAATTGCGCGATGAGATCATCTGA
- a CDS encoding ABC transporter substrate-binding protein: HVAELATGWMTENADVVAGWIAEAAATTSWAETYALAEPTHIRQTCAPAIAALPMWVARDTGMFGELNLTTECVQIGSGPETAAAMAAGEVEIATNIYNNMIPLVAGGFDVVGWYQQLEVNLFDVIVDVDFPVPEGADWKEVMAALDGTSVGVVARGAAAEDLARELMRLAGLDPENQTYVAVGLDPLSGLVSDTTQWTVTFDPFMVIAGLQGLGYQPFALMENEGPSSLHWPGLSQTSFRGYVEENPDVICAFSAGLNRAAAMIADPANLEAVVDIALDNLPMDNRGLVTAIVSKYTDKFSLTGKADRDIISTIGELSVEVGKAESVLTADDLILEPSC; the protein is encoded by the coding sequence CATGTGGCCGAGCTGGCTACCGGCTGGATGACTGAGAACGCAGACGTTGTTGCCGGCTGGATTGCCGAAGCAGCAGCCACTACCAGTTGGGCAGAGACCTACGCCCTCGCCGAGCCGACGCACATCCGACAGACCTGCGCTCCGGCCATCGCTGCCCTCCCCATGTGGGTTGCGCGAGACACCGGGATGTTCGGTGAACTGAACCTCACGACCGAATGCGTTCAGATCGGTAGTGGCCCGGAAACTGCGGCGGCCATGGCTGCAGGTGAGGTCGAGATTGCGACCAACATCTACAACAACATGATCCCGCTGGTCGCTGGCGGATTTGATGTTGTCGGCTGGTATCAGCAGTTGGAGGTCAACCTCTTCGACGTCATCGTTGATGTCGACTTCCCAGTTCCGGAGGGTGCCGATTGGAAGGAAGTCATGGCGGCCCTCGACGGGACTAGCGTCGGCGTGGTGGCCCGCGGAGCCGCCGCTGAGGACCTGGCCCGCGAGCTCATGCGGCTTGCTGGTCTCGATCCTGAGAACCAGACCTACGTCGCCGTCGGACTTGACCCGCTCTCAGGACTGGTCAGCGATACGACGCAGTGGACGGTCACCTTCGATCCGTTCATGGTCATCGCAGGGCTGCAGGGCCTCGGCTACCAGCCGTTTGCCCTGATGGAGAACGAGGGACCGTCGAGTCTCCACTGGCCTGGCCTGAGCCAGACGTCCTTCCGGGGCTATGTCGAGGAGAACCCGGATGTCATCTGTGCCTTCTCGGCTGGTTTGAACCGGGCTGCGGCGATGATCGCCGACCCGGCCAACCTGGAGGCGGTCGTAGACATCGCGCTTGACAACCTGCCGATGGACAACCGGGGCTTGGTGACGGCAATCGTCTCGAAGTACACGGACAAGTTCAGCCTGACTGGAAAGGCCGACCGGGACATCATCTCCACCATTGGTGAGTTGTCGGTAGAGGTGGGCAAGGCAGAGAGTGTCCTGACAGCAGACGACCTCATTCTCGAGCCCAGCTGCTGA
- a CDS encoding nuclear transport factor 2 family protein, whose amino-acid sequence MTNTPTEVVSSFIASIERRDAAAAVAHLSSQCEYDNVPIGKVHGKVAVLDILEPLLGSCLTVEWPVLRSAAEGNLVFNERLDRFEMAHGWVELEVAGMFEVTDGEISLWRDYFDLATFQNQLPGS is encoded by the coding sequence GTGACGAATACTCCGACCGAGGTCGTGTCTTCTTTTATCGCCTCGATCGAGCGACGCGACGCTGCAGCCGCTGTCGCCCACCTTTCGAGCCAGTGCGAATACGACAACGTCCCGATTGGCAAGGTCCACGGGAAAGTGGCTGTCCTTGACATCCTCGAACCACTGCTTGGCTCCTGCTTAACGGTTGAATGGCCGGTGTTGCGAAGCGCAGCAGAAGGAAACTTGGTATTCAATGAACGACTTGATCGGTTCGAGATGGCTCACGGGTGGGTTGAGCTCGAGGTCGCTGGAATGTTTGAGGTAACGGACGGGGAGATCAGCCTCTGGCGCGACTACTTCGACCTTGCCACCTTCCAGAACCAACTCCCAGGATCCTGA
- a CDS encoding ABC transporter permease, which produces MRSSDEERETQAHSAGRLPIRFDVNSLDLKRSPARKVLDRVDLPVQAVRLILLALILWVWQSERIFDGVSLLGFEIFPEIPALFRGTPSGVWDYISKTWDDSVFWGDVKVTSLEALLGFVYGSSAGLVVGLLLGRFRRLARIFAPFLIITNAAPKVAFAPILILWYGVDIGSKIALATIIVFFIVQIPVQAAVGGIDPDLDTVASSLGASQLQKFRLVVLPGILGPLFGALRLGSIYAILAAVFGEFIASKRGLGQRLITASNQFNFGAAFALILILAFLALLFNFVMGVLERRLLRWQDDGGKGSVISL; this is translated from the coding sequence ATGAGATCATCTGACGAAGAGAGAGAAACTCAGGCCCACAGTGCCGGACGACTACCCATCCGGTTCGACGTCAATAGCCTGGACCTGAAGCGCTCTCCCGCCAGGAAGGTGCTGGACCGGGTTGACCTTCCAGTCCAGGCTGTGCGCCTGATCCTCCTCGCCCTGATCCTCTGGGTGTGGCAGAGCGAGAGGATCTTCGACGGTGTGTCGCTCCTCGGATTCGAGATCTTCCCAGAGATCCCCGCTCTCTTTCGAGGTACACCCAGCGGGGTGTGGGACTACATCTCCAAGACCTGGGATGACAGCGTGTTCTGGGGAGACGTCAAGGTCACCTCTCTTGAGGCACTGCTCGGGTTCGTCTACGGGTCGAGTGCAGGCCTGGTCGTCGGGCTACTGCTTGGAAGGTTCCGACGACTAGCTCGCATCTTTGCTCCATTCCTCATCATCACCAACGCCGCACCGAAGGTCGCGTTCGCTCCGATCCTCATCCTCTGGTACGGCGTGGACATCGGATCCAAGATTGCTCTAGCCACGATCATCGTCTTCTTCATCGTGCAGATTCCCGTTCAGGCCGCTGTCGGTGGGATCGATCCCGATCTGGATACCGTGGCCTCCTCGTTGGGCGCCAGCCAACTGCAGAAATTCCGTTTAGTTGTCCTACCAGGGATTCTCGGACCCCTCTTTGGAGCACTTCGTCTCGGGTCCATCTATGCGATTCTCGCTGCAGTGTTCGGCGAGTTCATCGCTTCGAAGCGAGGACTTGGCCAGCGACTGATCACGGCAAGCAACCAGTTCAACTTTGGGGCTGCGTTCGCCCTGATCCTCATCCTCGCCTTCTTGGCCCTCCTCTTCAACTTCGTCATGGGAGTCCTTGAACGTCGCTTGTTGAGATGGCAAGACGACGGTGGAAAAGGAAGCGTCATCTCCCTTTAG